Proteins encoded in a region of the Marinococcus sp. PL1-022 genome:
- the atzF gene encoding allophanate hydrolase, which yields MTEHLTVQELLAAYRSKSADPGEVVDSILERAGKYKHKNIWILPPSRERIQPYIDRLAAFSPEELPLWGIPFAVKDNIDVAGWPTTAGCEAYTYTPDKHASVVERLVDAGAIPVGKTNLDQFATGLVGTRSPYGETHNGQKDELISGGSSAGSAVAVACGLAAFSLGTDTAGSGRVPAALHGMIGWKSSLGAWPIAGVVPACESLDCVTVFAWEINDIPLVDQAARGVDLNDPWSKPFGGLKKQKPKKWLLPEEEPEFYGPYEEDYRQAWKKTVKQLEEGPEEVSYVDTSILSEAAVVLYDGPWIAERWAALGTFVEKHRGDVFPVTEKVLSKGEGRAYGAAELFEARHRLQEIKHHTGQWLENNVLVLPTCGGTWTREQVQKDPVQTNSDMGKYTNHCNLLDMSAIALPAGEAAPEIPFGVTLFSRSDAENLLMGAAESWQQTELSLPEEPAEKLIAVCGLHMRGFPLEKQMTERRAEFVEEASTAPEYKLIRLNSEPAKPGLIREEAGEEIDVELWRMPIEEIGKFAAKIPAPLGIGTVRLNDGRDVMGFICESSAKGEDISSFKGWKNAEAAKSSM from the coding sequence ATGACAGAGCATTTGACGGTGCAGGAGCTGTTAGCGGCTTATCGAAGCAAAAGTGCAGACCCCGGGGAAGTGGTGGACAGCATTCTCGAAAGGGCCGGGAAATATAAGCACAAAAACATTTGGATTCTCCCTCCTTCCAGGGAGCGGATCCAGCCGTATATTGACCGGCTGGCCGCATTTTCGCCGGAGGAGCTGCCGCTGTGGGGCATACCATTTGCTGTGAAGGATAATATCGACGTAGCGGGATGGCCGACGACGGCTGGGTGCGAAGCCTACACCTATACTCCGGACAAGCACGCCTCCGTAGTGGAGCGTCTCGTCGACGCCGGCGCCATTCCGGTTGGGAAAACGAATCTGGATCAGTTTGCGACAGGGCTCGTCGGCACACGGAGTCCCTACGGAGAAACGCATAACGGCCAGAAGGATGAATTGATCAGCGGCGGGTCAAGTGCAGGCTCTGCCGTAGCGGTAGCGTGCGGTCTGGCTGCCTTTTCCCTAGGTACAGATACGGCAGGCTCCGGGCGGGTTCCGGCTGCGCTGCATGGGATGATCGGGTGGAAATCATCCCTTGGCGCCTGGCCGATCGCCGGCGTCGTGCCGGCATGTGAAAGCCTGGACTGTGTGACGGTATTCGCCTGGGAGATAAATGATATTCCCCTTGTGGATCAGGCTGCCCGGGGTGTCGACCTGAATGATCCCTGGTCGAAGCCGTTTGGGGGTTTAAAGAAGCAAAAACCGAAAAAATGGCTGCTGCCGGAAGAAGAACCGGAATTTTACGGGCCATATGAAGAGGACTACCGGCAGGCATGGAAAAAAACAGTCAAGCAGCTTGAAGAAGGGCCGGAGGAGGTGTCCTATGTGGATACCTCCATACTAAGTGAAGCAGCAGTAGTACTGTACGATGGCCCCTGGATTGCTGAACGATGGGCGGCACTTGGCACATTTGTAGAAAAGCACCGCGGCGACGTATTCCCGGTAACCGAAAAAGTACTTTCCAAAGGAGAGGGCAGGGCATATGGGGCAGCAGAGCTGTTCGAGGCGAGGCACCGGCTGCAGGAAATTAAGCACCACACCGGGCAGTGGCTTGAAAATAATGTGCTTGTACTTCCGACATGTGGAGGAACGTGGACAAGAGAACAGGTCCAAAAAGACCCGGTACAGACAAACAGCGACATGGGCAAATATACGAATCACTGCAATCTGCTTGATATGAGCGCGATCGCCCTGCCTGCCGGAGAAGCAGCACCGGAAATCCCATTTGGCGTAACGCTGTTCAGTCGTTCAGATGCAGAAAATCTGCTGATGGGGGCGGCGGAAAGCTGGCAGCAGACAGAGCTTTCTCTGCCGGAAGAACCAGCCGAAAAGCTGATTGCCGTATGCGGGCTTCACATGAGAGGTTTTCCACTTGAAAAACAGATGACCGAACGCCGTGCTGAATTCGTGGAAGAAGCGTCCACGGCCCCGGAATATAAACTGATACGCCTGAACAGCGAACCGGCCAAGCCCGGCTTAATAAGGGAAGAGGCGGGAGAAGAAATTGACGTTGAACTGTGGCGGATGCCAATCGAAGAGATAGGGAAATTTGCTGCAAAGATTCCTGCTCCGTTAGGCATCGGCACGGTCAGGCTGAACGATGGACGCGACGTTATGGGCTTTATTTGCGAAAGCAGTGCCAAAGGAGAAGACATCAGCTCCTTCAAAGGATGGAAAAACGCAGAGGCGGCCAAATCATCGATGTAA
- a CDS encoding GNAT family N-acetyltransferase has translation MLPITFHHVHTPGTLIEDHRNYRHYHSEKWKDHFDSNFISFKQIPAPDYFQEIEAYLRDFHSTRGLKHLKFHFPPNTELSQALNQYLHSALYDVSIMELYAIRPEDFPRKAAPEGCDIQLVDVENLPAFLAMQLEQDLPLGEAYAAQKQHMLEQQFHDASFIQLIAYYHGRPAGFVELIAGDHAVEMDNLFVHDELQRKGIGHALQQFAMNLFPGKAIFLVADQEDTPRDMYRMQNYERLNFQYTAIFQ, from the coding sequence GTGCTTCCTATTACGTTTCACCACGTGCATACCCCTGGGACGCTCATCGAAGACCACCGCAATTACCGTCACTACCATTCCGAAAAATGGAAGGATCACTTCGACAGCAATTTTATTTCATTTAAACAGATACCGGCGCCTGATTACTTTCAGGAGATCGAAGCCTACCTGCGCGACTTTCACAGTACCCGGGGCTTAAAGCATTTAAAATTCCATTTCCCTCCAAATACAGAGTTATCGCAGGCGTTAAATCAGTATCTGCACAGCGCCCTCTATGATGTAAGCATTATGGAGCTGTATGCCATCCGGCCTGAGGACTTTCCGCGAAAAGCTGCCCCTGAAGGATGCGATATCCAGCTTGTCGATGTTGAAAACCTGCCCGCATTTCTCGCTATGCAGCTTGAGCAGGATCTCCCTCTCGGCGAAGCGTACGCCGCCCAAAAGCAACACATGCTCGAGCAGCAGTTTCATGATGCTTCGTTTATCCAGCTGATCGCCTACTACCACGGCCGTCCGGCCGGCTTCGTGGAACTGATTGCCGGCGACCATGCCGTCGAAATGGATAACCTGTTTGTGCACGATGAGCTGCAACGAAAAGGCATTGGCCACGCCCTGCAGCAGTTTGCCATGAATCTATTCCCAGGTAAAGCAATCTTTCTTGTGGCGGATCAGGAGGACACTCCCCGCGACATGTACCGCATGCAGAATTACGAACGGCTCAACTTTCAGTACACCGCTATTTTTCAATAA
- a CDS encoding Na-translocating system protein MpsC family protein, protein MDIQTKQKDIASYVGRLLRDSFGRGPQAAYVTLGETHAIIFLREFMSSIEEHLLEDKGPEAVHELRESMMKTIIPEVKRYVESTTGIELNELFYDWNMERRSGVIIGLKPESYQKAGENSEPIEKEYPNKQKLEQVIRETSNKAERVPDDVSSVQVNNRTTLIVRTGILVPIEKRLIALGYDNVLKIAKRELEKELFMEEDLFTELLGAKVEDIFIDWNFEKDKSTIIIVTTPSK, encoded by the coding sequence ATGGATATTCAAACAAAACAAAAGGACATCGCAAGCTACGTCGGCCGGCTGCTCCGGGACTCTTTCGGCAGAGGGCCTCAGGCCGCCTATGTGACTCTCGGAGAGACACACGCCATCATTTTCCTGCGCGAATTCATGTCTTCGATCGAAGAGCATCTGCTTGAAGACAAGGGCCCCGAAGCCGTGCATGAACTCCGGGAAAGCATGATGAAAACAATTATTCCCGAAGTGAAGCGCTATGTGGAGAGCACGACCGGCATCGAATTAAACGAGCTGTTTTACGACTGGAACATGGAACGCCGCTCCGGTGTCATTATCGGGTTAAAGCCCGAATCCTATCAAAAAGCTGGTGAGAACTCCGAACCAATCGAAAAAGAATATCCAAACAAACAAAAGCTTGAGCAGGTGATCAGGGAAACAAGCAACAAAGCTGAACGCGTGCCCGACGACGTTTCCTCAGTCCAGGTGAACAACCGGACGACGCTGATTGTCCGGACCGGTATCCTTGTCCCTATCGAGAAGCGGCTGATTGCTCTTGGTTACGATAATGTCTTAAAAATTGCCAAGCGCGAGCTCGAAAAAGAATTATTTATGGAAGAAGATCTCTTCACCGAGCTGTTAGGGGCAAAGGTGGAGGACATCTTTATCGACTGGAATTTTGAAAAAGACAAAAGTACAATTATTATCGTGACAACTCCCTCAAAATAA
- a CDS encoding uracil-DNA glycosylase, which yields MLPKTAVKEAKKRMEGHQCESFLDGPNPPDPLIMMIGEAPGETEITGGGPYDGRAGRQFLSYLELLPYPVEDIYVTRTVKSRPYRWSHTPSGVPRKYNRTPNQKEIMAHAPLLDWEIRSAAPKIICPMGRTPYWRLLGYFPPMPDVAGKQFTSSVRQVSASGEGYIWSREHYLIFPLYHPAASLYNRSLEAVIRKHFCSLNRLLSKL from the coding sequence GTGCTTCCAAAAACCGCAGTGAAAGAGGCGAAAAAAAGAATGGAAGGCCATCAGTGTGAGAGCTTTCTCGACGGGCCAAATCCGCCCGATCCTTTGATTATGATGATCGGCGAAGCGCCGGGGGAAACAGAAATTACAGGCGGCGGCCCGTACGACGGACGTGCCGGCAGGCAGTTTCTTTCCTATCTGGAGCTTCTTCCATATCCGGTGGAAGACATCTACGTTACCCGAACGGTCAAAAGTCGTCCGTACCGCTGGAGCCACACGCCATCAGGTGTCCCGCGCAAATACAACCGGACACCGAACCAAAAGGAAATTATGGCTCATGCACCGCTTCTGGATTGGGAGATCCGCTCGGCTGCGCCTAAAATTATCTGTCCCATGGGGCGCACCCCTTACTGGCGGCTTTTGGGCTATTTTCCACCTATGCCGGATGTTGCCGGCAAACAATTTACTTCATCTGTCAGGCAGGTGAGCGCTTCAGGGGAAGGGTACATATGGAGCCGGGAGCATTATCTGATTTTCCCTCTGTATCATCCGGCAGCGAGCCTGTATAACCGCTCGCTCGAAGCCGTGATCCGAAAGCATTTCTGCAGCCTCAACCGCCTCCTTTCCAAGCTCTGA
- the uca gene encoding urea carboxylase, which translates to MFQKVLIANRGAIAVRIERTLKKLNIPSVAVYTKADRDSLHVAHADEAVNIGEGAPQESYLNEKKILETAIETGADAIHPGYGFLSENADFARECAKQNITFIGPEPEQMELFGLKHTARAAAKEAGVPLLPGTDLLDSREEAAAQAADIGYPVILKSTAGGGGIGMRICENEASLLDSYEGVKHLAEANFNDGGMFLEKYIPSARHIEVQIFGNQSGEVVALGERDCSLQRRNQKVVEETPAPNITEETRKAMWQAAERLAETSGYRSAGTVEFLYDPDEREFYFLEVNTRLQVEHGVTEEVLGIDLVEWMVKEAAGSWDNLAAKVPASSGHSIQARVYAEDCGRDFRPSAGHIDHVLLSEQARNETWIQNGVETTTLYDPMLAKIIVHAESRETALDKLYEALEETRFYGVTTNRQYVRGLLQEPRVREGRVFTRLLNDFDPAEKALEVLDGGVQTTVQDVPGRTGHWDVGVPPCGPMDPFAFRLGNALLNNSEDASGLELTLQGGSYVFRDDLTFCVTGGDMGATLEGEAVALYETVEAKKGQTLTFGKTTEGMRTYLLVEGGFDKPKVLGSSSTFTLGEFGGHAGRALRPGDVLGVRGSTDSQKQQSLAADARPELKREWTIGMIPGPHCTQEFLQPEYLQQLAEAEWEVHFNSSRTGVRLIGPAPVWTREDGGEAGLHPSNIHDNAYAVGTLDLTGDMPILLGPDGPSLGGFVCPVTTASAEFWKIGQLQPGDKVHFQLLTIEEANDLRQTQERLIEYVRAGRTAEAVTLPKENDVLDPEYPLLVNEREGRRFPITVRMSGDEYLLVEYGEMELDLKLRFQVQVLMEAIEKEGVLPVIEMTPGVRSLQIHIDPLQMTVQKASEHVLRIDEDLPPLESIQVPSRIVKLPLSWNDPSVQLATERYQQNVRPDAPWCPDNLEFIRRINGLESIEDVKQIVFDANYLVLGLGDVYLGAPLATPTDPRHRLVTTKYNPARTWTPENAVGIGGAYMCVYGMEGPGGYQFVGRTIQMWNRLQATESFEPGKPWLLRFFDQIQYYPVSHEELTDLREDFLRGRFEADITETTFDLGEYLAFQESIQESAAAFKENQQAAFQAERERWKEQGIAEHVEDDSGNAEAPEEELPADETAVRCSMPGSVWKVEVTEGQYVNKGDVLVIEESMKMEFPQQSPEAGYVASIHVEPGDEVQAGQLIVGLRAEKESGVSVT; encoded by the coding sequence ATGTTTCAAAAGGTACTCATTGCAAACCGTGGAGCGATTGCTGTCAGAATTGAAAGAACATTAAAAAAATTAAATATTCCGTCTGTAGCTGTGTACACGAAGGCGGATCGCGACAGTCTGCACGTGGCACACGCCGATGAAGCAGTAAACATCGGTGAAGGGGCTCCGCAGGAAAGCTACCTGAATGAAAAAAAGATTCTGGAAACAGCGATTGAAACAGGAGCGGACGCGATTCATCCCGGGTACGGCTTTCTGAGTGAAAATGCTGATTTTGCACGCGAATGTGCGAAGCAGAACATTACGTTTATCGGACCGGAGCCGGAGCAGATGGAGCTGTTCGGGCTGAAGCACACAGCCCGTGCCGCTGCGAAAGAAGCGGGTGTTCCTCTGCTTCCGGGCACAGATCTTTTGGATAGCCGGGAAGAAGCGGCGGCGCAGGCAGCGGACATCGGCTATCCGGTCATTTTAAAAAGTACGGCTGGCGGAGGCGGCATCGGCATGCGGATCTGTGAAAATGAAGCGTCGCTGCTCGATTCGTATGAAGGCGTCAAGCACCTGGCGGAGGCAAACTTTAACGATGGCGGCATGTTTCTGGAAAAATACATTCCAAGCGCCCGTCACATTGAAGTTCAGATCTTTGGCAATCAAAGCGGGGAAGTTGTCGCTTTAGGGGAGCGGGACTGCTCGCTGCAGCGGAGAAATCAAAAAGTGGTGGAAGAAACCCCTGCACCGAATATTACAGAAGAAACAAGAAAAGCGATGTGGCAGGCCGCCGAGCGTCTGGCGGAAACGTCAGGGTACAGAAGCGCCGGCACGGTCGAATTCTTATACGATCCAGACGAACGCGAATTTTACTTTTTGGAAGTGAACACGCGGCTTCAGGTAGAGCACGGAGTGACAGAGGAAGTGCTCGGCATTGACCTGGTGGAATGGATGGTAAAAGAAGCAGCCGGCAGCTGGGATAATCTTGCGGCGAAGGTGCCTGCATCATCAGGGCACAGTATTCAGGCCCGGGTGTACGCCGAGGACTGCGGCCGTGATTTCCGCCCGAGCGCAGGCCATATCGACCACGTGCTGCTGTCGGAGCAGGCGAGAAATGAAACGTGGATCCAAAACGGTGTAGAGACAACGACGCTGTACGACCCGATGCTGGCCAAGATCATCGTTCATGCCGAAAGCCGGGAGACTGCGCTTGATAAGCTGTATGAGGCGCTTGAAGAAACCCGTTTTTACGGAGTCACCACAAACCGTCAGTACGTCCGCGGGCTCCTGCAGGAGCCCCGTGTACGGGAAGGGCGAGTGTTCACCCGCCTGCTGAATGATTTCGACCCGGCGGAAAAAGCACTGGAGGTGCTGGACGGGGGGGTTCAGACGACTGTGCAGGACGTTCCGGGAAGAACCGGTCACTGGGATGTCGGCGTTCCGCCCTGCGGACCAATGGACCCTTTCGCTTTCAGGCTTGGCAATGCACTGTTGAATAATTCGGAAGACGCGAGCGGCCTGGAGCTGACCCTGCAGGGAGGGTCCTATGTTTTCCGGGATGATCTCACGTTCTGTGTTACCGGCGGTGACATGGGCGCCACTCTTGAAGGTGAAGCCGTTGCCTTATATGAAACGGTGGAGGCGAAAAAAGGCCAGACACTGACGTTTGGAAAAACAACCGAAGGCATGAGAACCTACCTGCTGGTTGAAGGGGGATTTGATAAACCGAAGGTGCTTGGAAGTTCCTCTACGTTCACCCTTGGGGAGTTTGGCGGACATGCTGGACGAGCCCTGCGCCCGGGAGATGTCCTTGGCGTCCGGGGCAGTACGGACAGCCAGAAGCAGCAGTCGCTTGCTGCGGACGCGCGTCCGGAATTAAAAAGGGAGTGGACGATCGGTATGATCCCCGGCCCGCACTGCACGCAGGAATTTCTGCAGCCGGAATATTTGCAGCAGCTGGCAGAAGCAGAATGGGAAGTGCACTTTAACAGCTCCCGGACCGGGGTGCGCCTGATTGGCCCTGCACCGGTCTGGACCCGCGAAGACGGGGGAGAAGCGGGCCTGCACCCGTCCAATATTCATGATAATGCCTACGCGGTTGGAACGCTTGATTTAACAGGAGACATGCCAATTCTGCTCGGTCCGGACGGCCCAAGCCTGGGAGGCTTCGTCTGCCCGGTGACAACTGCTTCTGCGGAGTTTTGGAAAATCGGCCAGCTGCAGCCTGGAGACAAGGTGCATTTTCAGCTGCTGACGATTGAGGAAGCTAATGATCTCCGTCAAACGCAGGAGCGGCTGATCGAATACGTAAGAGCAGGACGGACGGCAGAAGCAGTTACGCTGCCAAAGGAAAATGACGTTCTGGATCCAGAATACCCGTTGCTCGTCAATGAACGGGAGGGCCGCCGGTTTCCTATCACCGTCCGCATGAGCGGGGATGAGTATCTGCTGGTGGAATACGGCGAAATGGAGCTGGATTTGAAGCTTCGTTTTCAGGTACAGGTGCTTATGGAGGCGATCGAAAAAGAAGGTGTGCTTCCGGTTATTGAAATGACGCCGGGTGTACGCTCCCTGCAGATTCACATTGATCCGCTGCAGATGACAGTCCAGAAGGCCTCCGAGCATGTGCTTCGCATTGACGAGGATCTTCCGCCGCTGGAGTCGATACAGGTGCCTTCACGGATTGTAAAGCTTCCGCTCTCATGGAATGACCCGTCTGTACAGCTTGCCACAGAACGCTATCAGCAGAATGTGCGGCCGGATGCTCCGTGGTGTCCGGATAATCTGGAATTTATCCGGCGCATTAACGGTCTCGAAAGCATTGAAGACGTAAAGCAGATAGTATTCGACGCAAATTATCTGGTGCTTGGCCTTGGCGATGTGTACCTCGGAGCGCCGCTTGCCACACCGACAGATCCAAGACACCGGCTCGTTACGACCAAATACAACCCGGCACGGACATGGACGCCGGAGAACGCTGTGGGCATAGGCGGAGCATATATGTGCGTGTACGGCATGGAAGGGCCGGGCGGCTATCAGTTTGTCGGCCGGACGATCCAGATGTGGAACCGGCTGCAGGCAACGGAAAGCTTTGAGCCCGGAAAACCGTGGCTGCTCCGCTTTTTCGACCAGATTCAGTATTACCCGGTTTCGCATGAAGAACTGACGGACCTGCGGGAAGACTTCCTGCGCGGCCGGTTTGAAGCAGATATTACAGAGACCACCTTCGATCTGGGCGAATACCTGGCATTTCAGGAGTCGATTCAGGAAAGTGCTGCAGCGTTTAAAGAAAATCAGCAGGCAGCCTTTCAGGCAGAGCGTGAACGCTGGAAAGAGCAGGGCATTGCAGAGCATGTAGAGGATGACAGCGGAAATGCAGAAGCACCTGAAGAAGAGCTGCCAGCAGATGAGACAGCGGTCCGCTGCTCAATGCCGGGAAGTGTATGGAAGGTCGAAGTGACGGAAGGACAATACGTGAACAAAGGCGACGTGCTGGTCATTGAGGAAAGCATGAAAATGGAATTTCCGCAGCAGTCTCCCGAAGCGGGATATGTGGCTTCCATACATGTAGAGCCCGGAGATGAGGTGCAGGCAGGTCAGTTAATCGTCGGCCTGCGTGCAGAAAAAGAAAGCGGGGTGTCGGTTACATGA
- a CDS encoding YjiH family protein produces MKNIADEDLDHMEKNPGDTAPLEGKELDKQKISRGQLRKGLIKSFLLTSIAVIVFFVPVVVDGETDVVFGYLYNFLLNLSVPFSLWLFTVMVLANAVTSIYVKLFPERSGRLLDYYGGDTGVHIFFYVLGAVFMSVYALHDSFAGFTGPEWMVGPDTGGTIIPSIVLTVGWIIPLAAVFMPLLLNYGALDFIGSILEPVMRPLFKVPGKSTIDAISSFVSSSSVAILITSSLYRMNVYTKREAIAIATSFSAVSVGFAVLVINTAELSQDFLQVYFSGMLIAFIISFFMIRIPPLSKQPDVYFDGREQTEEERQGEAKFEFGIIPRGFQRAAKRAEAARPLGSEMKASVAGALGVLPRVVAMLASIGITGLIVAQYTPLFNWLGMPFIPLLNILGVPNAAMIAPSIPVGIAEMFLPVLLIAGDLAALETGAIYFVTTLSLVQIVFFSESIVVIKATRMPVKLWELVVCFFQRTLIAIPIIALFMHMMY; encoded by the coding sequence ATGAAGAACATAGCTGACGAGGATTTGGACCATATGGAAAAGAATCCTGGAGACACAGCACCGCTCGAGGGAAAGGAACTGGATAAACAGAAAATCAGCCGGGGGCAGCTGAGAAAAGGATTGATCAAATCATTTCTGCTGACCTCCATTGCTGTAATTGTTTTCTTTGTTCCGGTAGTAGTGGACGGGGAGACTGATGTCGTATTCGGCTACTTGTATAACTTTCTTTTGAACCTTTCTGTGCCTTTCAGCTTGTGGCTGTTCACGGTTATGGTACTCGCCAATGCCGTAACGAGCATTTACGTGAAGCTCTTTCCAGAGCGCAGCGGACGGCTGTTGGATTACTACGGGGGCGACACAGGTGTGCATATTTTCTTCTACGTACTGGGAGCAGTCTTTATGTCAGTGTACGCTCTTCACGACAGCTTTGCCGGATTCACCGGCCCGGAATGGATGGTGGGACCGGATACAGGCGGAACAATTATCCCTTCGATTGTGCTTACCGTTGGCTGGATCATTCCACTGGCGGCTGTGTTTATGCCGCTGCTGTTAAATTACGGAGCGCTTGATTTTATCGGCTCGATACTGGAGCCGGTCATGCGTCCGCTGTTTAAGGTGCCTGGTAAAAGCACGATAGACGCTATTTCTTCTTTTGTCAGTTCGTCTTCTGTGGCTATTTTAATTACAAGCAGTCTGTACCGGATGAATGTTTATACAAAGCGCGAGGCAATAGCGATTGCTACAAGCTTCAGTGCAGTCAGTGTCGGATTTGCAGTGCTTGTCATTAACACAGCAGAGTTAAGCCAGGATTTTCTGCAGGTATACTTTTCCGGTATGCTGATTGCGTTTATTATTTCCTTCTTTATGATCCGGATTCCGCCCCTGTCGAAGCAGCCCGACGTTTATTTTGACGGACGGGAGCAGACAGAGGAAGAGAGACAGGGCGAGGCGAAGTTTGAGTTTGGCATTATTCCGCGCGGCTTTCAGCGTGCGGCCAAAAGAGCTGAAGCAGCCAGACCGCTTGGCTCGGAAATGAAGGCGAGTGTGGCGGGAGCACTTGGTGTGCTTCCGCGGGTGGTGGCAATGCTTGCTTCCATCGGCATTACCGGTTTGATTGTCGCTCAGTATACTCCCTTGTTTAACTGGCTGGGCATGCCGTTTATCCCGCTTTTAAATATTCTCGGTGTGCCTAACGCGGCGATGATCGCACCATCGATCCCCGTAGGTATTGCCGAAATGTTTCTGCCGGTACTATTAATCGCAGGAGATTTAGCGGCACTTGAAACGGGAGCAATTTATTTTGTAACGACGCTCTCATTGGTACAGATCGTATTCTTCTCTGAATCGATTGTCGTCATTAAAGCAACGAGGATGCCGGTAAAGCTCTGGGAACTGGTGGTCTGCTTTTTTCAGCGCACCTTAATCGCCATTCCCATTATTGCTTTGTTTATGCATATGATGTACTGA